Genomic DNA from Nonomuraea rubra:
GGCCCGGTCGGCGAGAACGTCGCCGACCGGGCCACCGCCGCCGGCCTGAGCACCGTCATCGTGGAGAGCGAGCTGGTCGGCGGCGAATGTTCCTCCTGGGCGTGCGAGCCGAGCAAGGCCCTGCTGCGGCCCGCGCGTGGCCACGGCCGCCTCGACGGGCCACGACGGGTGGCCGTGACCACTCCCGGCGGCGGCACCGTGCACCTGCGGGCCAGGCAGGCGGTGGCCGTGTGCACCGGCAGCGCGGCCGCCCTTCCCGGCCTGCCCGGGCTCGCCGGGCTGCGCCCCTGGACCAGCCGCGAGGCCACCAGCGCCGCGCGGCCGCCCGGGCGGCTCGTCGTCGTCGGGGCGGGCGTGGTGGCCGCCGAGATGGCCACCGCCTGGCAGGCTCTCGGCAGCGAGGTCGTCCTCCTCGCCCGCGGCAGCCGCCTGCTGCCGCGGCTGGAGCCGTTCGCCGGCGAGCTCGTCGCCGAACGCCTGCGCGAGGCGGGCGCGGACCTGCGGTTCGGCGTCACCGTGAGCTCTGCCGCCCGGACGGGCGGCGAGGTCCGCCTCGCCCTGTCCGACGGCGAGCGGCTCAGCGCGGCAGGTGACGTCAACCGGCGGGCCCTGCCCACCCACCAGGGCAAGTACCAGGCCCGCATCGCGGGAGCGGTCATCGCCGCCCGCGCCTGCGGAGCCCCGCTCGACTCGGCCACGTCGCCGGCGCTCTCCAGCACGATCCGGGCTACCGGGGCAGGGCCCGCGCGCTCATCGACCCCGGCCGCCGCACCGTCGCCGGCGTCACCTTCGCCGGCCCGGGCGTGGCCGAGCTCCTGCACTCCGCCACCGTCGCGATCACCGGCGAGATCCCCGTCGAGCGGCTCTGGCACGCCGTGCCGCCCTTCCCACCATCAGCGAGGTGTGGCTGCGGCTGCTGGAGACATACCGGGATCAGCATGCCCGCCTGTAGCTGACCCCGCCCCGCTAACGAGCATTTTATCTTCATAAGTGCTACATTGATGAGACAGTTAAAGATCAAGGAGGTCCTCATGGCCAGGACATGGCTCATCACCGGAGCGTCACGCGGCTTCGGACGCCGGCTCACCGAAGCCGTCCTCGAAGCGGGCGACCAGGTCGCCGCCACCGCCCGCGACCCCAAGCAACTCGGCGATCTGGTGGCCCGGTACGGCGACCGGATCAGGGCGGTCGCGCTCGACGTCACCGACGCCGCCGCGGCCTCCCGGGCGGTCCAGGCGGCCACCGCCGCCTTCGGCCGCCTCGACGTGGTCGTCAACAACGCCGGCTACGGCAACAGCGCGCCCATCGAGGAGATGGCCGAGGACGACTTCCGCGCCCAGATCGAGACCAACTTCTTCGGCGTCGTGAACGTCACCCGGGCCGCCCTGCCCGTCCTGCGCGCCCAGCGATCGGGGATGTTCGTGCAGTTCTCCTCCATCGGGGGCCGGGTCGGCGGCACCCCGGGCATGGGCGCCTACCAGAGCGCGAAGTTCGCCGTGGAAGGCTTCTCCGAGGTGCTCGCCGCCGAGGTGGCGCCGTTCGGCGTCAAGGTCGTCATCGTCGAGCCCGGCGCGTTCCGTACCGACTGGCAGGGCGCCTCCATGGAGATCCACCCGGTCGGCCCCGACTACGAGCAGACCGTGGGCGCCATCCACCGCTACCGGCGCGAGACCGACGGCACCCAGCCCGGCGACCCGGCGCGCGCCGCCAGGATCATCATCGACGTCGCCGGCCACGACGACCCGCCCCGGCGGCTCCTGCTCGGCAGCGACGCCGTCGCCGCCGCCCAGCAGGCGGCCGTGACCCGCGCCGCGGAGACCGAGAAGTGGGCCGCGGTGAGCCGCTCGGCCGACTACCCCGCCGACGAGCGCTGACCACGACAAGGAGGCCCCATGAACCCCAGAACCTGGCTCATCACCGGCGCGTCGAGCGGCCTCGGGCGCGCCCTCGCCGAATACGTCCTCTCCCAGGGAGACCAGGCGGTTCTCACCGCCTCCAGCACCAGGGCCACCACCGAACTGGCCTCCCGCCACCCGCACACCGCCCTGGCGCTCCCCCTCGACGTGACCGACCCCCGGCAACGCGAGGAC
This window encodes:
- a CDS encoding FAD-dependent oxidoreductase, producing MTAEDIRTHDVVVIGAGPVGENVADRATAAGLSTVIVESELVGGECSSWACEPSKALLRPARGHGRLDGPRRVAVTTPGGGTVHLRARQAVAVCTGSAAALPGLPGLAGLRPWTSREATSAARPPGRLVVVGAGVVAAEMATAWQALGSEVVLLARGSRLLPRLEPFAGELVAERLREAGADLRFGVTVSSAARTGGEVRLALSDGERLSAAGDVNRRALPTHQGKYQARIAGAVIAARACGAPLDSATSPALSSTIRATGAGPARSSTPAAAPSPASPSPARAWPSSCTPPPSRSPARSPSSGSGTPCRPSHHQRGVAAAAGDIPGSACPPVADPAPLTSILSS
- a CDS encoding oxidoreductase, whose protein sequence is MARTWLITGASRGFGRRLTEAVLEAGDQVAATARDPKQLGDLVARYGDRIRAVALDVTDAAAASRAVQAATAAFGRLDVVVNNAGYGNSAPIEEMAEDDFRAQIETNFFGVVNVTRAALPVLRAQRSGMFVQFSSIGGRVGGTPGMGAYQSAKFAVEGFSEVLAAEVAPFGVKVVIVEPGAFRTDWQGASMEIHPVGPDYEQTVGAIHRYRRETDGTQPGDPARAARIIIDVAGHDDPPRRLLLGSDAVAAAQQAAVTRAAETEKWAAVSRSADYPADER